A section of the Papio anubis isolate 15944 chromosome 4, Panubis1.0, whole genome shotgun sequence genome encodes:
- the SNX10 gene encoding sorting nexin-10 isoform X1 codes for MILMECIGCIRHSSLTRQPKLPYRSLAPARGGLQEFVSVWVRDPRIQKEDFWHSYIDYEICIHTNSMCFTMKTSCVRRRYREFVWLRQRLQSNALLVQLPELPSKNLFFNMNNRQHVDQRRQGLEDFLRKVLQNALLLSDSSLHLFLQSHLNSEDIEACVSGQTKYSVEEAIHKFALMNRRFPEEDEEGKKENDIDYDSESSSSGLGHSSDDSSSHGCKVNTAPQES; via the exons atgatACTAATGGAATGCATTGGATGTATCAGGCATTCAAGTCTTACAAGACAGCCTAAGCTGCCCTACAGGAGCTTAGCACCTGCTAGAGGAGGCCTACAG GAATTTGTAAGTGTCTGGGTTCGAGATCCTAGGATTCAGAAGGAGGACTTCTGGCATTCTTACATTGACTATGAGATATGTATTCAT ACTAATAGCATGTGTTTTACAATGAAAACATCCTGTGTACGAAGAAGATACAGAGAATTCGTGTGGCTGAGGCAAAGACTCCAAAGTAATGCGTTGCTGGT aCAACTTCCAGAACTTCCATCTAAAAACCTGTTTTTCAACATGAACAATCGCCAGCATGTGGATCAGCGTCGCCAGGGTCTGGAAGATTTCCTCAGAAA AGTCCTACAGAATGCACTTTTGCTTTCAGATAGCAGCCTTCACCTCTTCTTACAGAGCCATCTGAATTCAGAAGACATTGAGGCGTGTGTTTCTGGGCAGACTAAGTATTCTGTGGAAGAAGCAATTCACAAGTTTGCCTTGATGAACAGACGTTTCcctgaagaagatgaagaaggaaaaaaagaaaatgatatagatTACGATTCAGAAAG TTCATCCTCTGGGCTTGGACACAGTAGTGATGACAGCAGTTCACATGGATGTAAAGTAAATACAGCTCCGCAGGAAtcctga
- the SNX10 gene encoding sorting nexin-10 isoform X2, translated as MFPEQQKEEFVSVWVRDPRIQKEDFWHSYIDYEICIHTNSMCFTMKTSCVRRRYREFVWLRQRLQSNALLVQLPELPSKNLFFNMNNRQHVDQRRQGLEDFLRKVLQNALLLSDSSLHLFLQSHLNSEDIEACVSGQTKYSVEEAIHKFALMNRRFPEEDEEGKKENDIDYDSESSSSGLGHSSDDSSSHGCKVNTAPQES; from the exons GAATTTGTAAGTGTCTGGGTTCGAGATCCTAGGATTCAGAAGGAGGACTTCTGGCATTCTTACATTGACTATGAGATATGTATTCAT ACTAATAGCATGTGTTTTACAATGAAAACATCCTGTGTACGAAGAAGATACAGAGAATTCGTGTGGCTGAGGCAAAGACTCCAAAGTAATGCGTTGCTGGT aCAACTTCCAGAACTTCCATCTAAAAACCTGTTTTTCAACATGAACAATCGCCAGCATGTGGATCAGCGTCGCCAGGGTCTGGAAGATTTCCTCAGAAA AGTCCTACAGAATGCACTTTTGCTTTCAGATAGCAGCCTTCACCTCTTCTTACAGAGCCATCTGAATTCAGAAGACATTGAGGCGTGTGTTTCTGGGCAGACTAAGTATTCTGTGGAAGAAGCAATTCACAAGTTTGCCTTGATGAACAGACGTTTCcctgaagaagatgaagaaggaaaaaaagaaaatgatatagatTACGATTCAGAAAG TTCATCCTCTGGGCTTGGACACAGTAGTGATGACAGCAGTTCACATGGATGTAAAGTAAATACAGCTCCGCAGGAAtcctga